From a region of the Candidatus Pelagibacter sp. FZCC0015 genome:
- the purF gene encoding amidophosphoribosyltransferase, whose translation MKKHIKILKKKLQSYNPRLKEECGVFGISNAKDASALTALGLHALQHRGQEGCGIVTFDGEKYYSEKRFGLVGDNFNKEKVLNNLKGNYAIGHNRYSTTGNNILRNIQPFFADTNAGGIGVSHNGNLTNSIALRNKLVEDGAIFYTTSDTETIVQLIAKSKRPKTIDKVIDAIFQIQGGYALVMLTQNSLIGVRDPYGIRPLVIGKLGNSYVLASETCAFDIIGAKFVREVENGEIVLIENNELKSIKPFPAKKVRPCVFEYIYFSRPDSLIGGKTAYEHRKNIGRELAKENDTDADIVVPVPDSGNAAAMGFAQELKMNFEHGLIRNHYVGRTFIEPSQKIRSLGVKLKLNANQTTIKDKKIILIDDSLVRGTTSYKIVKMLYDAGAKEVHVKIACPEIRYPDFYGVDTPTKKELLAANKTNDEICEYIGAKSLRFLSIEGLYKAIGYEKRNETYPQLTDHYFTGEYPVKLVDELGDNKITQLSLLSTGSNN comes from the coding sequence ATGAAAAAACATATCAAGATTCTAAAGAAAAAATTACAGAGCTATAATCCAAGATTAAAGGAAGAATGTGGAGTTTTTGGTATTAGCAATGCAAAAGATGCTTCGGCCCTAACAGCACTTGGACTGCACGCTCTACAACACAGAGGTCAAGAAGGTTGTGGAATAGTTACTTTTGATGGGGAAAAATATTATTCTGAAAAAAGATTTGGCTTAGTCGGAGATAATTTTAACAAAGAAAAGGTACTTAACAATCTTAAGGGAAATTATGCAATTGGCCATAACAGATACAGTACGACTGGAAACAATATATTAAGAAACATTCAGCCTTTTTTTGCTGACACCAATGCCGGTGGAATTGGAGTTTCACATAATGGAAATCTTACTAATTCAATAGCTTTGAGAAATAAACTAGTTGAGGATGGAGCTATATTTTACACTACCTCAGATACTGAAACGATTGTTCAATTAATTGCTAAATCAAAGAGACCAAAAACGATTGATAAAGTAATTGATGCAATTTTTCAAATTCAAGGTGGCTATGCATTAGTGATGTTAACTCAAAACTCTTTAATTGGCGTTAGAGATCCTTACGGAATTAGACCACTAGTAATTGGTAAGCTTGGCAATAGTTATGTCTTAGCATCTGAAACTTGTGCCTTTGATATAATTGGTGCAAAATTTGTAAGAGAAGTTGAAAATGGCGAGATAGTTTTAATTGAAAATAATGAACTGAAAAGTATTAAGCCCTTTCCTGCTAAAAAAGTTAGACCTTGTGTTTTTGAGTATATTTATTTTTCAAGACCAGACAGCCTGATTGGAGGAAAAACAGCATATGAGCATAGAAAAAATATCGGTAGAGAGCTTGCAAAAGAAAATGATACTGATGCCGATATAGTGGTTCCAGTTCCAGATTCTGGAAATGCTGCTGCTATGGGTTTTGCTCAAGAATTAAAAATGAACTTTGAACATGGGTTAATTAGAAATCATTATGTTGGAAGAACTTTCATCGAACCAAGCCAAAAAATTAGAAGCTTAGGTGTTAAATTAAAATTAAATGCTAATCAAACAACAATTAAAGATAAAAAAATTATTCTAATTGATGACTCTCTTGTTCGAGGAACAACGTCATACAAAATTGTTAAAATGCTTTATGATGCTGGTGCGAAAGAAGTTCATGTTAAAATTGCATGCCCTGAAATAAGATACCCAGATTTCTATGGCGTAGACACACCAACAAAAAAGGAATTGTTAGCAGCAAATAAAACAAATGATGAAATATGTGAATATATTGGAGCTAAATCTTTGAGATTTTTATCAATTGAAGGATTGTATAAAGCTATTGGTTATGAAAAAAGAAACGAAACATATCCACAATTAACAGATCATTATTTTACAGGTGAATACCCTGTTAAATTAGTGGATGAATTAGGAGATAATAAAATAACTCAGTTATCTTTACTAAGCACAGGATCGAACAATTAA
- a CDS encoding CvpA family protein has product MLEIIKDFYKAISIIDLIYLILTILSLISCYKKGFILSILSMAKWLLAYIITLILFPKIKPYVKDIIDNEYVLDVGLGIVIFVVVIFLVLLVNKGISKAVRYTGIGGLDTTFGFFFGFIRAYIISVCIFSGVHIVYNYDKWPINFDKSYVFPYLEKGSSYLIKEFPNEKTYQDSKEKITEL; this is encoded by the coding sequence ATGTTAGAAATCATAAAAGATTTTTATAAAGCAATATCAATAATTGATTTAATTTATTTAATTTTGACAATCCTTTCTTTGATAAGTTGTTACAAAAAAGGCTTCATTTTAAGCATTCTCTCAATGGCTAAATGGTTGCTGGCATACATAATTACATTAATTCTATTTCCAAAAATTAAACCCTATGTAAAAGACATAATTGATAATGAGTATGTACTCGATGTTGGTTTAGGAATAGTAATATTTGTTGTTGTTATCTTTTTGGTTCTATTGGTTAATAAGGGAATTAGTAAAGCAGTCAGATATACGGGAATCGGTGGTTTAGATACGACATTTGGATTCTTTTTTGGTTTTATAAGAGCTTACATTATTTCTGTATGTATCTTTTCAGGTGTTCATATTGTTTATAATTATGATAAATGGCCAATAAATTTTGACAAATCATACGTCTTTCCATATTTAGAAAAAGGTAGTAGTTATCTGATAAAAGAATTTCCTAATGAAAAAACATATCAAGATTCTAAAGAAAAAATTACAGAGCTATAA
- the gmk gene encoding guanylate kinase, which yields MPSHKDGVMIILSSPSGAGKTTLVKKLSEKDNFEISISHTTRQPRPNEKQNKDYFFIDESEFKRLIKNEEFLEYAKVFNNLYGTTRTPVIDKLNKGKNVLFDIDWQGADQIKNKKLDYKLITFFILPPSKEVLFERLSKRHSSDKLIAKERMKQFERDVLHWINYDYVVINNHLNECFNKITNLIEAVINNGSKDYDLDYIRRHIDKLTS from the coding sequence ATGCCCTCACATAAAGATGGGGTAATGATTATTTTATCCTCTCCCTCAGGAGCTGGAAAAACTACTCTGGTTAAAAAGTTATCTGAAAAAGATAATTTTGAAATTTCAATATCACATACAACAAGACAACCTAGACCAAACGAAAAACAAAATAAAGATTATTTCTTTATTGATGAATCAGAATTTAAAAGATTAATAAAAAACGAGGAGTTTCTTGAATATGCAAAAGTATTTAATAATCTTTATGGTACAACAAGAACTCCAGTTATAGATAAATTAAATAAAGGAAAAAATGTTCTCTTTGATATTGATTGGCAAGGAGCTGATCAAATTAAGAATAAAAAATTAGATTATAAATTGATTACTTTTTTTATACTTCCTCCTAGTAAAGAAGTTTTGTTTGAAAGATTATCTAAACGACATTCAAGTGATAAATTAATAGCTAAAGAAAGGATGAAGCAATTTGAAAGAGATGTGTTGCACTGGATAAATTATGATTATGTAGTTATCAATAATCACTTGAATGAATGTTTTAATAAAATAACTAATTTGATTGAAGCAGTAATAAATAATGGATCTAAAGATTATGATCTAGATTACATCAGAAGACATATTGATAAATTAACATCTTAG
- the fabD gene encoding ACP S-malonyltransferase: MFSVIFPGQGSQIVGMGKELYDNFDTVKNLFKKADDTLNFPISKLILEGPKEELDLTVNTQPAIFLISYSIFNLTKNEFNLDLNKAKYFAGHSLGEYSALSCAGYLDFSDTLKILKIRGDAMQNAVPKGQGGMVAVLGSTVDVIEKILIENKENFKVQIANDNSEGQIVLSGKIEDLEKLIQILKNSSIKNIKLPVSAPFHCDLMKNATKIMTEELNKLNFKNGQNKLISNVTANEIKDPVELKNLLIKQIENRVRWRESVINMIENDVNHFIEIGPGKVLSGLVKRINRNIKIDTINSQSEIQGLKI, encoded by the coding sequence ATGTTTTCAGTAATTTTTCCAGGGCAGGGATCTCAAATAGTAGGTATGGGAAAAGAACTCTATGATAATTTTGATACAGTTAAAAATCTGTTTAAAAAAGCAGATGACACATTAAATTTTCCTATTTCTAAGCTTATTTTAGAGGGTCCAAAAGAAGAGTTAGATTTAACAGTAAATACACAACCTGCAATATTTTTAATTAGCTATTCAATATTTAATTTAACAAAAAATGAATTCAACTTAGATTTAAATAAAGCGAAATACTTTGCTGGACACTCTTTAGGTGAATATTCTGCTTTATCATGTGCAGGATATCTAGATTTTTCAGATACTTTAAAAATATTAAAAATTAGAGGGGATGCTATGCAAAATGCTGTGCCTAAAGGACAAGGAGGGATGGTTGCGGTATTAGGCTCAACAGTTGATGTGATTGAAAAAATTTTGATAGAAAATAAAGAAAATTTTAAAGTACAAATTGCAAATGACAATTCTGAAGGTCAAATAGTTTTGAGTGGAAAAATAGAGGATTTAGAAAAGTTAATTCAAATTTTAAAGAATAGTTCAATTAAAAACATCAAACTACCAGTAAGTGCACCCTTCCACTGCGATTTGATGAAAAATGCTACAAAAATTATGACTGAAGAGTTAAATAAACTTAATTTTAAAAATGGACAAAATAAATTAATCTCAAATGTAACAGCTAATGAAATCAAAGATCCAGTTGAGCTCAAAAATCTTTTGATTAAACAAATAGAGAATAGAGTTAGATGGAGAGAAAGTGTGATAAATATGATAGAAAATGATGTAAATCATTTTATAGAAATTGGACCTGGGAAAGTTTTGTCAGGTTTGGTAAAAAGAATTAATAGGAATATAAAAATTGACACAATTAATAGTCAAAGTGAAATTCAAGGTCTAAAAATATGA
- a CDS encoding replicative DNA helicase, which produces MENNLSIVKDQFKELPNNIEAEQAVIGSILVSNEIFDEISTIIEAANFYDPMHQKIFESISSLIYKGLLANPITLKNYFEDEKDDLNVPEYLVKVTKFSTSVRQAIEYSKIIYDMFVRRELIKISEQTVDDVKVNDLDTNGQNIIEKTEKSLFDLAEKGSASSNIMKFDQALKQTIDMASAAYKNEGGIVGVPTGLRDLDYKLGGLHQSDLIIIAGRPSMGKTSLATNIAFNAAKNLQDSGKESTIAFFSLEMSSEQLSTRIISEQARISSNDIRQGRITDDQFDKFLETSKDIADLPLMIDETPAISIAAMSNRARRIKRKSGLDMIVVDYIQLMRGTSFNKDGRVQEISQITQGLKAIAKELSVPVVALSQLSRQVEQRDDHKPQLADLRESGSIEQDADVVMFVYREGYYLQRKEPREATVEHAEWQAKMNEVAHLAQIIIGKQRHGPIGNVTLEFEERFTKFKDTQLS; this is translated from the coding sequence ATGGAAAACAATTTAAGTATAGTCAAAGATCAATTTAAAGAATTGCCAAACAACATTGAAGCTGAACAAGCTGTAATAGGATCTATTCTTGTAAGTAACGAAATATTCGATGAAATAAGTACCATCATTGAAGCTGCTAATTTCTATGATCCCATGCATCAAAAAATTTTTGAATCTATCTCAAGTTTAATTTACAAAGGGCTTTTAGCAAATCCAATTACTCTAAAAAATTATTTTGAAGATGAAAAAGATGATTTAAACGTTCCTGAGTACTTAGTAAAAGTAACTAAATTTTCTACATCAGTTAGGCAAGCTATAGAGTACTCTAAAATTATTTACGATATGTTTGTGCGAAGAGAATTAATTAAAATTTCTGAACAAACTGTTGATGATGTTAAAGTAAACGACCTTGACACAAATGGACAAAATATCATCGAGAAAACTGAAAAATCATTATTTGATTTAGCAGAGAAAGGTTCAGCTAGTTCAAATATAATGAAATTTGATCAAGCATTGAAACAAACCATAGATATGGCTTCTGCGGCTTACAAAAATGAAGGTGGTATTGTAGGAGTTCCAACCGGGCTTCGTGATTTAGATTATAAACTCGGTGGTTTACATCAGTCCGATTTGATTATTATAGCAGGACGTCCTTCAATGGGTAAAACATCATTAGCAACTAACATCGCATTCAATGCAGCAAAGAACTTACAGGATAGTGGAAAAGAATCTACGATAGCTTTTTTTTCACTTGAAATGTCTTCTGAACAATTGTCTACAAGAATTATTTCTGAACAAGCAAGAATTAGCTCAAACGACATAAGACAAGGAAGAATTACCGATGATCAATTTGATAAATTTTTAGAAACTTCAAAAGATATAGCTGACCTTCCTCTAATGATAGATGAAACACCAGCTATAAGTATTGCTGCTATGAGTAATAGGGCTAGAAGAATTAAAAGAAAAAGTGGTCTAGATATGATTGTGGTTGATTATATTCAGCTAATGAGAGGAACTTCATTTAACAAAGATGGGAGAGTTCAAGAAATATCGCAAATTACTCAAGGACTTAAAGCAATAGCCAAAGAACTCTCTGTTCCTGTGGTTGCTCTTTCACAGTTGTCTAGACAAGTAGAACAGAGAGATGATCATAAGCCTCAGTTGGCAGATTTAAGAGAATCTGGTTCTATTGAACAAGATGCCGATGTTGTAATGTTTGTTTATAGAGAAGGATATTATTTGCAAAGGAAAGAGCCAAGAGAAGCCACAGTGGAACATGCGGAGTGGCAAGCAAAAATGAATGAGGTTGCCCATTTAGCACAAATTATAATTGGAAAACAAAGACATGGCCCTATTGGCAATGTAACTCTTGAATTTGAAGAAAGATTTACAAAATTTAAGGATACTCAATTAAGTTAA
- the fabG gene encoding 3-oxoacyl-[acyl-carrier-protein] reductase, whose translation MTDLKGKNIIVTGASGGIGYSIIEKLNQSGANILASGTRIEKLEELKSKYVNIKTLKFDISQSNKIEEFVENATKELGGSLDCIVNNAGITQDNLAIRMNLDEWRKVIDVNLTSTFLMSKSAIKKMLKNKSGKIVNITSVVGHTGNLGQANYTASKAGIIAMSKSLAIEYAKKNININCISPGFIKTAMTDKLDDKFKEAIISKIPSARLGEPDDVANAVLFLCSDKSNYINGETLHVNGGMYMA comes from the coding sequence ATGACAGATTTAAAAGGTAAAAATATTATCGTTACAGGTGCTTCAGGTGGGATTGGATATTCAATAATTGAAAAATTAAATCAATCAGGAGCAAATATTTTAGCTTCAGGTACAAGAATAGAAAAACTTGAGGAACTAAAAAGTAAATATGTAAATATTAAAACATTAAAGTTTGATATTTCTCAAAGCAATAAAATTGAGGAGTTTGTTGAAAACGCAACCAAAGAACTTGGTGGTAGTTTAGATTGCATAGTTAATAATGCAGGTATTACTCAAGATAATTTAGCAATAAGAATGAACCTAGATGAATGGAGAAAAGTAATCGATGTTAATTTAACATCAACTTTTTTAATGAGTAAATCAGCAATTAAAAAAATGCTTAAAAATAAATCTGGAAAGATTGTTAATATTACCTCAGTTGTTGGACATACAGGTAATTTAGGACAGGCCAATTACACAGCTTCTAAAGCAGGTATTATTGCTATGTCTAAGAGTTTGGCAATAGAATATGCTAAAAAAAATATAAATATAAATTGTATTTCACCTGGTTTTATTAAAACAGCTATGACGGATAAATTAGATGACAAATTTAAAGAGGCTATAATATCAAAAATTCCTTCTGCCCGATTAGGAGAGCCAGATGATGTTGCAAATGCAGTGCTTTTTTTATGCTCAGATAAATCAAATTATATAAATGGTGAAACATTGCATGTTAATGGAGGCATGTATATGGCTTGA
- the rpsR gene encoding 30S ribosomal protein S18: MPKRQSGNKKSKQSNFAKLSIFQPNKYKFKKTCPLSIKGAPEVDYKNIKLLKKYVSENGKILPSRITNVSQKKQRELSLSIKRARNLALI; encoded by the coding sequence ATGCCAAAAAGACAAAGTGGAAACAAAAAAAGTAAACAAAGTAACTTTGCAAAATTAAGTATTTTTCAACCAAATAAATATAAATTCAAAAAAACTTGTCCGTTATCAATTAAAGGTGCTCCAGAAGTAGACTATAAAAATATTAAACTATTAAAAAAATATGTATCTGAAAATGGTAAAATTTTACCTTCAAGAATCACAAATGTATCTCAAAAAAAACAAAGAGAACTCTCTCTTTCAATCAAAAGAGCTAGAAATTTAGCACTAATATAG
- a CDS encoding acyl carrier protein — protein MSEDVSSKVKKIVADHLGIDEAKVTEESSFIDDLGADSLDTVELVMAFEEEFGSEISDSEAEKILTVGDAVKFIEGKAN, from the coding sequence ATGTCAGAAGACGTTTCAAGCAAAGTAAAAAAAATTGTAGCAGATCACTTAGGTATTGACGAAGCTAAAGTTACTGAAGAGTCAAGTTTTATAGACGACTTAGGTGCTGATAGTTTGGATACAGTTGAATTAGTGATGGCTTTCGAGGAAGAATTTGGATCTGAAATTTCAGATAGTGAAGCTGAGAAAATTTTAACTGTAGGCGATGCAGTTAAATTTATCGAAGGTAAAGCTAACTAG
- a CDS encoding efflux RND transporter permease subunit, translating into MIAHFYQNVILKNPKAIFVLLVIAILSFGYYSKNFRLDASSETLLIEGDPDLAYLKEVSERYGSKEFLILTYTPNEGMATDSSINNLLSLKYKIQSLNWVHSVITLLDIPLLNNSEAPLQERLESFKTLKDEDVDRNRGFKEILNSPVFRNFVISEDGKTSGIIVNIKQSQKLEDIENKSKQEVELIKDQIKKQNHQNILEIRQVIQSYGDVGKIYLGGIPMIADDMMTFIKSDIIVFGLGVLLFIITTLWFVFRNLLWIVVPVSSCLFSVIIMMGLLGLLGWKVTVISSNFIALMLILTMAMNIHMSTRFLQLKKDFPSKNNFEIISLTTSKMFWPILYTVLTTIFAFLSLIFSEIKPIIDFGWMMTFGLITSFIITFTLLPTLLNFAPTNNITVKKEQKSKITNLLSLISINNKNSIFLVTGVVVIFSIIGISKLEVENSFINYFDKNTEIYKGMKLIDEELGGTTPLEVIIKFPEKEKVQKSEEDDEFEDWSDEEDTNDEKYWFTKDKIDLITSVHNYLDSLPEIGKVLSFSSIIEVATQLNNNKPLGTLEMGVLYSKIPESIKTEIIDPYLSIKDNEARISLRIIDSQEDLRRNDLINKINFDLKDKFGLEDKDYKLAGVLILFNNLLQSLFKSQILTLGLVMIGIFSMFIILFRNIKLSLIGVVPNFIAAFFILGIIGLLEIPLDMMTITIAAITIGIAVDNSIHYIYRFKEEFNKIKDYNKTLKTCHSTVGVAILNTSITIVFGFSILVLSKFIPTIYFGVFTGLAMLLAMISVLTLLPALILIIKPFGKSS; encoded by the coding sequence ATGATAGCTCATTTTTATCAAAACGTTATCCTTAAAAATCCTAAAGCAATATTTGTATTGTTAGTTATTGCTATTTTAAGTTTTGGATATTATTCAAAAAATTTTAGGCTAGATGCTTCATCAGAAACCTTATTAATAGAGGGTGACCCAGATTTAGCATACTTGAAAGAAGTCTCTGAAAGGTATGGATCTAAAGAATTTTTAATTCTTACCTATACACCAAATGAGGGAATGGCAACTGACTCATCAATTAATAATTTATTAAGTTTAAAATATAAAATTCAGAGCCTTAATTGGGTCCATAGTGTAATTACATTATTAGATATTCCGCTTTTAAATAATTCAGAAGCTCCCCTTCAAGAAAGACTAGAAAGCTTCAAAACATTAAAAGATGAAGATGTTGATAGAAATCGAGGTTTTAAAGAAATTTTAAATAGTCCTGTTTTTCGAAATTTTGTCATTAGCGAAGATGGAAAAACTAGTGGAATTATTGTTAACATTAAACAGTCTCAAAAATTAGAAGATATAGAAAATAAATCAAAACAAGAAGTTGAACTAATTAAAGATCAAATCAAAAAACAAAACCACCAGAATATTTTAGAAATTAGACAAGTGATTCAAAGTTATGGCGATGTTGGAAAAATATATCTTGGAGGAATACCAATGATTGCTGATGATATGATGACTTTTATCAAAAGCGATATAATTGTTTTTGGTTTAGGGGTTCTATTATTTATAATTACTACTTTATGGTTTGTTTTTAGAAATCTTCTTTGGATTGTGGTTCCTGTAAGCAGTTGTCTTTTTTCTGTGATAATAATGATGGGATTACTTGGGTTGCTAGGATGGAAAGTTACTGTTATTTCATCAAATTTTATTGCACTGATGTTAATTCTAACAATGGCAATGAATATTCATATGAGCACTAGGTTTCTTCAACTTAAAAAAGATTTTCCATCAAAAAATAATTTTGAAATTATTTCACTAACTACTTCAAAAATGTTTTGGCCAATTCTGTATACTGTTTTAACAACAATTTTTGCATTCTTATCTTTAATTTTTAGTGAAATAAAACCTATTATTGATTTTGGCTGGATGATGACTTTTGGTTTAATTACATCATTTATCATTACATTTACTTTGCTTCCTACCCTTTTAAACTTTGCACCTACAAACAATATTACAGTGAAGAAAGAACAGAAATCTAAGATTACAAATTTACTTAGTTTAATTTCTATAAATAATAAAAACTCTATCTTCTTAGTAACTGGAGTAGTTGTAATTTTTAGTATTATTGGAATTAGTAAGCTTGAAGTTGAAAATAGCTTTATAAATTACTTTGATAAGAATACCGAAATTTATAAAGGTATGAAACTTATAGATGAGGAGCTAGGTGGAACCACTCCTTTAGAGGTTATTATAAAATTTCCTGAGAAAGAAAAGGTGCAAAAATCTGAAGAAGATGACGAGTTTGAGGATTGGAGTGATGAAGAAGATACTAATGATGAAAAATACTGGTTCACCAAAGATAAAATTGATCTAATTACATCTGTTCATAATTACTTAGATAGTTTACCAGAAATTGGTAAAGTTCTCTCTTTTTCATCAATTATTGAAGTAGCTACTCAATTAAATAATAATAAGCCTTTAGGTACTTTAGAAATGGGAGTGCTTTACTCAAAAATTCCTGAGAGTATTAAAACTGAAATTATTGATCCCTATCTTTCAATTAAAGATAATGAGGCTCGAATTAGTTTAAGAATTATAGACTCTCAAGAAGATTTAAGAAGAAATGATTTAATAAACAAAATAAATTTTGATCTAAAAGATAAATTTGGTTTAGAAGATAAGGATTATAAATTAGCAGGTGTATTAATATTGTTTAATAATTTATTACAAAGCTTATTTAAATCTCAAATTTTAACATTAGGATTGGTTATGATTGGAATATTTTCAATGTTCATAATCTTATTTAGAAATATAAAACTTTCATTGATTGGTGTTGTTCCAAATTTTATTGCAGCTTTTTTTATACTGGGAATAATTGGATTATTAGAAATACCGTTAGATATGATGACTATAACTATTGCAGCAATAACAATAGGTATCGCAGTAGATAACAGTATTCACTATATTTATAGATTTAAAGAAGAGTTTAATAAAATAAAGGATTACAACAAAACATTAAAAACGTGTCATTCAACTGTTGGGGTCGCTATACTAAACACTTCAATAACGATTGTTTTTGGATTTTCAATTTTGGTGTTATCAAAGTTTATCCCAACAATTTATTTTGGTGTGTTTACAGGACTAGCTATGTTATTAGCAATGATATCGGTATTAACTCTACTTCCTGCATTAATCTTAATTATTAAACCTTTTGGCAAATCATCTTAA
- the rsmA gene encoding 16S rRNA (adenine(1518)-N(6)/adenine(1519)-N(6))-dimethyltransferase RsmA, translated as MIKAKKSLGQNFLIDKEILEKISSITMIKNKSILEIGPGTGNLTSYILRKKPKKMIVIEKDNELAANLENKFKNQLTVINDDVLKVDETSLFGEKVIVFGNLPYNISTEILCKWILNLKENFWFESLILMFQKEVADRIIAEFNTSNYGRLSIICNWKLNIKKMYYIKASAFFPKPKVDSSLLFFYPKKNFVRIKDPNNLEKITRIFFNQRRKMLKKPFNQLFNGDQRVLDKLKIDLTKRPQNINLETYYKLVCEYENLRC; from the coding sequence TTGATTAAAGCAAAAAAAAGCTTAGGACAAAATTTTTTAATTGATAAAGAGATTCTAGAAAAAATTTCAAGTATTACTATGATTAAAAATAAATCAATTCTTGAAATTGGGCCAGGTACTGGAAATCTCACATCATATATTCTTAGAAAAAAACCAAAAAAAATGATTGTAATTGAAAAAGATAATGAGCTTGCAGCTAATCTTGAAAATAAATTTAAAAATCAGCTAACAGTTATCAATGATGATGTTTTAAAAGTAGATGAAACAAGTCTTTTTGGGGAAAAAGTTATAGTTTTTGGTAATTTGCCTTATAACATTTCAACTGAAATTCTTTGTAAATGGATATTAAATTTAAAAGAAAATTTTTGGTTTGAGTCACTAATATTAATGTTTCAAAAAGAAGTTGCAGATAGAATAATTGCAGAATTTAATACATCTAACTATGGAAGATTATCAATTATTTGTAACTGGAAATTAAATATAAAAAAAATGTATTATATAAAGGCGAGCGCATTTTTTCCAAAGCCAAAGGTAGATAGCTCATTACTATTTTTTTATCCAAAAAAAAATTTTGTAAGAATTAAAGATCCTAACAACTTAGAAAAAATTACTAGAATTTTTTTTAATCAAAGAAGAAAAATGTTAAAGAAACCTTTTAATCAACTTTTTAATGGAGATCAAAGAGTTCTAGATAAACTTAAAATTGATTTAACAAAGAGGCCCCAAAACATTAACTTAGAAACTTATTATAAACTAGTTTGTGAATATGAAAATCTAAGATGTTAA
- the rplI gene encoding 50S ribosomal protein L9, translating to MKVILLENVKRIGSIGEVIDVKRGFARNFLIANKKALYASKENIKEVEKIKAELSKKDNEKKKEASQIAEQINGKEYSVKKLSTENNELYGSVKPTEISKLIQGQNKIDIKPSMIQPVEEIKALGKFKVKISLHSEVDAEITINVSSADTIQ from the coding sequence ATGAAAGTAATTTTATTAGAAAACGTGAAAAGAATAGGATCTATTGGTGAAGTAATAGATGTAAAAAGAGGTTTTGCTAGAAACTTTCTGATTGCAAATAAAAAAGCCTTATATGCTTCAAAAGAAAATATAAAAGAAGTTGAAAAAATTAAAGCTGAGCTGTCTAAAAAGGATAACGAAAAGAAAAAAGAAGCATCTCAAATTGCTGAGCAAATTAATGGTAAAGAGTATTCTGTCAAAAAACTAAGTACAGAAAATAATGAATTGTATGGTTCGGTCAAACCAACTGAAATTTCAAAACTTATTCAAGGACAAAATAAAATTGATATAAAACCTTCAATGATCCAGCCAGTTGAAGAAATAAAAGCATTAGGAAAATTTAAAGTTAAAATTTCTTTACACTCAGAAGTTGATGCTGAAATCACAATCAATGTTTCTTCAGCTGATACAATTCAATAA
- the rpsF gene encoding 30S ribosomal protein S6, translated as MNLYEHTIIARQDTSPSELKQLTEKYSKIVEKNDGEVVKTENWGLLNLSYLIKKNKKGSYIHFKIKGRGNVIDELEKNEAIDKKLLRYLTVRVKKFDLKTNYFGKKEDSEKKESVKN; from the coding sequence ATGAATTTATACGAACATACAATTATAGCTAGGCAAGATACTTCACCGAGTGAATTAAAGCAACTGACAGAGAAATATTCTAAAATTGTTGAAAAAAATGATGGAGAGGTTGTTAAAACTGAGAATTGGGGATTGTTAAACCTATCTTATCTTATCAAAAAGAATAAAAAAGGAAGTTACATACACTTTAAAATAAAGGGTAGAGGAAATGTAATTGATGAATTGGAAAAAAATGAAGCTATTGATAAAAAATTACTTAGATATTTAACAGTTAGAGTAAAAAAGTTTGACTTAAAAACTAACTATTTTGGAAAAAAAGAAGATAGCGAAAAAAAGGAAAGTGTTAAAAACTAA